The region actaactaactaactaactaactaactaactaactatcTCTCTTGTAGTCTCTCGAGCACTcagaatggtgttctgcacagagtgaacactccataaatacaactgatggattgattccctaAGTCTCCCTCACCCATTTTAAGTGTCAGACTGAgggcctcctgtgggcagagcaacccctatactaggtgcttgagaaacaGACGGATCCTGGTCTGCGAGGAGCTTGCGTTCTAACTGTTTGCTTATGTCTCCAAATCCCAGTCTAGACTGTCCCCTGGACGACTCACCCTCTTCCACTGAGcacttcctgctcctcttcttctcttattcccctcctttctccttctcctcttctttctctcctctctccacctcttcctcctccttgtcctcttcctcctcgtcctccttctcttcttctgcttcttcttctttttcttcttcctcctccttctcttcttccttcccctcggtGAGAGGCAGAACCTGAAGACCCTCTTCGTCCCTCCCGACCTCGTGTCAACCCCCGGCTTTCGgtccccagccctcccccggccccatccgTCCCCCGCCGGCAGCCTTTTCtgaccctctctcctcatctccccctcctgcccgcccccgccccccgacccaggCGAGAGCTGCGAGGACAagagccccccgggccccgcgtcCAAGCGCGTCCGCACGGCCTACACCAGCGCGCAGCtggtggagctggagaaggagttcCACTTCAACCGCTACCTGTGCCGGCCGCGCCGGGTGGAGATGGCCAACCTGCTGAACCTCACCGAACGCCAGATCAAGATCTGGTTCCAGAACCGGCGCATGAAGTACAAGAAGGACCAGAAGGCCAAGGGCATCATGCACTCGCCCGTGGGCCAGTCCCCGGAGCGCAGCCCCCCGCTGAGCGGGGCCGGCCAGGTGGGCTACTCGGCGGGCCCGCTGCCCCCCGTGACCGGCCTGGGCTACGACGCGCCCTCGCCCCCCTCGTTCGCCAAGTCCCAGCAGAACATGTACGGCCTGGCCGCCTACACGGCGCCGCTGAGCAGCTGCCTGCCGCAGCAGAAGCGCTACCCCGGGCCCGAGTACGAGCACCACCCCATGCAGAGCAGCGGGGGCTTCGCCAGCGCCAGCCTGCAGGGCAGCCCGGTCTACGTCGGGGGCAGCTTTGTGGATTCCATGCCGGCCTCGGGGCCCGTCTTCAACCTGGGCCACCTGTCCCACCCGTCCTCGGCCAGCGTGGACTACAGCTGCGCCGCGCAGATCCCCGGCAACCACCACCACGGACCTtgcgacccccaccccacctacaCAGATCTCACGTCCCACCACACGTCTCAGGGAAGGATTCAAGAGGCCCCCAAACTGACGCATCTGTagtcggggcccgggcccggcccgtctcaattacctcactttTTGGTTGGGCGTTTGGGGTTTGTTGGGGTTTGGTCTTTTGTTGGTTTCTGCTTTGGCTTTGGAttgttttcccctcctcctcctcttcctccttcccttcctcctcccccccttcctcccctcttcttcccctcttcttccttttcctcctcctcctcctcctcccctcttcttccttttcctcctcctccttcggcctcctcctcctcctcctccttctgcctcctacccccacccacccctttaTCCCTTTATCTCTttaccccttcctcttttccccattccttcctcttctgcctcctcttcttccccttccttctcctcctccttcctgacgTTCCGGGTCCCTTCAACTCCAGCAACGGACGGGACTCCCCCCaccacaaccacacacacacacacacacacacacacgcacacacacacgcacacacacacgcacacacatacacacgcactcatacaaacacacactcacgcgctcgctcgctcgctcacacacacacacgcacgtacACACCGCTCCCTCCTTTTGGGCGACTCTCCATAAATCAACGAAAAGGCTTCTCGGCTAGCTGTGTAAGCATGACAGTGCAATATACTGCAGAGCAAGGGATTGATATTCTGGTAATGATGTACTGGAAGGTAAGTTTTAGATCAATTAGAATTAGCAGCGCGTCATGCTGGGGCGATATAGACCAATTGTGAGTGGCGGAGACTCGCCTGCATCTAAGCTTATTTCAGAGACGTTAATTTATAGATTCTTCCGTAATGTAAGGATTGCATAGGACTAAAtgatatgtatttattattttgaGCGAGTCATTTTGTACCCCCCCTGATTATTTATCCTTGTCTTAATGTATTTATGTGTATATTTGTAGAATTTATTCAGCCTATCTTCGGGAGATCGATCAGGTCCGCGGTGGCTACATTTCGCCTATTTAGTCTCTTTGGTCTGAACTAGTTGAGAGAGTAGTTTTGAACAGTTGTAACAGTGGCTGGTGTTTGTAGTTTATGTAAGGATTAATTAAGACCGCAAATTGTAATTCATTAATAGAGTTAACACACAACTGTGGCATTCCACAATAGCCGTTACCCATTTCTTAACACCCACGAAAGAAGTTTATTGATTTCAGATTGTCTGGTACTTTTTGAACAGatatttagaagaaaaaaaagtggCTCTCAGTTGGAAGTGTATCTGTTTTAATAACGCAAGCAGGTCCCCGGCCATTTCCTTTCTGATGAACTGTGCATACAAAGACCTCTGAGAGGTTGGCATGTATTTATTGACTGGGCTCTAAAACCCAGATTCGTTCTGTGGGCTATTTTATGACATTCCAGCTATTGGAACCTAGAAAAATCCTAGAGTGCAAAAATTAGCCGTTTTAATAGTGATGATTTCATTAGGGCTTTTCCATAGCGATCACAGCGCAGCTGCCTCTCCTTTGATATTTATACTGTCGTCTTTCTACTAGTCATAAATCAATTTTTGTAAACTTCATTTAAATTTGGGAGGCCCGAGCTTATTTTATGCATTAAATCGACTTCGAAAGAAAATTGACAATCAaagaaaagacacacacacaaaagaagcCGTTAAGAAAGTTGAACTTTATATGAAAAGGTCCAGAAACACAAACCTTTGGAGATGCTCCTAGGAGCTGTTAACTAGGAAATGCAGTTCGCAATTCATCATTTTGTCCTTTGTGGTGGCCAGTAGCTCATTTCTTATGACAGCCAATCCCTATGTAAAAATGAAACATTTCATAAAGGGAACAGCACCCTATAAACACCTCGTTTACTCCTGTTTCTTTAAGTGATTTTGCGAAATATAAGATTTATCAACCTTTTGTAAATGTACGAGTGGCATTATCTAGGACCAGAATAATAGACATGGTTTCTCTGGTGGGCATTTTGTGGGGGGAAACCCTTCAGTTAAGCTTCAATTCTTTTATATTTCCAGCCAAGTAATATGACTCATCTCTATTTGGTTTGACAAATACTGCAacttcttctccatccactgCTGAAGAGAGGTGGCAATTCCTTTTGTGTGGAAATATTTTAACTCCTCATATTCTGGTCAAACAGCAACAGTTTCTATTTTGATGTTTGTGTTTCGCTGGATAATGACTCAAAATAATATTTAGTTACCTTGTTTCTTTGTGCTGTTTTAAAAATGGCATGTTAGGTTGGAGAAAAAAATGTATCCTTTTTGCTAAATTTCACTTCGACCCAAGCAGATTTCAATATACATGTTGTAGATCTGTAAAAACAAATCAACAGAATAAACGACTTCAAACGAAGACATATTTTACCCATTTCAAGACTTAAAATTGTTTTCTATGGAAATTTGCATCACTAGGCAGAATTTATAATTATCTCGgaagaaatcattttttaaaaaagctattaGAGAATCAAAGAAATGGCACACGGCCTCTCCGGGAAAATACCGACCTTTTCTCGACTGGCTAAATATTAAATAGATGAATCGGCAGGCTGTTGAGGTTTCAGCCGGATTTTTttcatctccttttcctctcataaataaaaaaaatacataatgCATCATTGCTACGGGGGTTTCATACGGTAGTTTGCTACCGCGTGTGTATCTGCTGAGTCTGCGGCTGTCTGCAGAGAGCCAAGTGTTATCTGCGGCTTAGGGTTTCATGGATTAGATTTTAAATGGTGCCTGGCCTGGTTGACAGCAATGCTTCTCCTCATATTCGGGCAGGAGGCATATccgtttgaaaatgaaaagagcGACAGTTGGAGCCACTTTCGTCGGTGGGACCTGGATCGCTGGGCAGAAGGTTCGCTAAGGTGGAGCTGGatgtgggggcaggagagggatcTTTTGGGGTTATGGGTTGCggtttctgccctctccccaccactcct is a window of Ornithorhynchus anatinus isolate Pmale09 chromosome 9, mOrnAna1.pri.v4, whole genome shotgun sequence DNA encoding:
- the HOXD3 gene encoding LOW QUALITY PROTEIN: homeobox protein Hox-D3 (The sequence of the model RefSeq protein was modified relative to this genomic sequence to represent the inferred CDS: deleted 1 base in 1 codon), with translation MLFDLGHQNPEIPECTMQKTAYYENTGLFGGYGYSKAADTYGYGSTHQPYPPPPAAAALDTDYPGSACSIQSSTPLRAPAHKGSELNGSCMRPSAGSGQGGGGGSQPPGLNAEQQPPPPPPPPPTLPPSSPPNSGGTTPAKKAKGGPNTSGSSSATISKQIFPWMKESRQNSKQKNSCTTSGESCEDKSPPGPASKRVRTAYTSAQLVELEKEFHFNRYLCRPRRVEMANLLNLTERQIKIWFQNRRMKYKKDQKAKGIMHSPVGQSPERSPPLSGAGQVGYSAGPLPPVTGLGYDAPSPPSFAKSQQNMYGLAAYTAPLSSCLPQQKRYPGPEYEHHPMQSSGGFASASLQGSPVYVGGSFVDSMPASGPVFNLGHLSHPSSASVDYSCAAQIPGNHHHGPCDPHPTYTDLTSHHTSQGRIQEAPKLTHL